One Oceanotoga teriensis genomic window carries:
- a CDS encoding glycosyltransferase produces the protein MKKALTVNKMYRPEIGGVEIVAESIAKLLKKNNYESKVLTYNNINKLRNDIIDEIEVQRLPTIFQKGPVRWSNKYKKSIKKESVNSDIIIFHFPSFQPEIDLLFRNKYRNAKKICFYHADIVGRGFIGNIYNQIITHNFLKKMDKIIVTSPNMKISSKYLEKFQDKIEVIPLFVDTDHFYYREKNKREFLINELKNKKEKIIIYIGRLGRYKGLDYLIESFKELDKKNGLVIIGKGPKEEELKAKVNELNLENEILFLDHVTYKELPEYYSAADLFVLPSIDRGEAFGLVVTEAMACGVPVITTELGTGTSFHNFDGITGKVIEPKNSMYLTKAIEEILNNPKKYKKENIINRAKDFSFEKFEKNVEEKIIGVIKK, from the coding sequence TTGAAAAAAGCTTTAACAGTTAATAAAATGTATAGACCAGAAATTGGTGGAGTTGAAATAGTAGCAGAATCTATTGCAAAACTACTAAAGAAAAATAATTATGAATCAAAAGTGCTAACTTATAATAATATAAATAAACTTAGAAATGATATTATTGATGAAATTGAAGTACAAAGACTTCCAACTATATTTCAAAAAGGTCCTGTAAGATGGTCTAATAAATATAAAAAAAGTATTAAAAAAGAATCAGTTAATAGTGATATAATAATTTTTCATTTCCCTTCTTTTCAGCCTGAAATAGATTTATTATTTAGAAACAAATATAGAAATGCAAAAAAAATTTGTTTTTATCATGCTGATATAGTTGGTAGAGGTTTTATAGGTAATATATATAATCAAATAATTACACATAATTTTTTAAAGAAAATGGATAAAATAATAGTTACATCACCAAATATGAAAATTAGTTCGAAATATTTAGAAAAATTTCAAGATAAAATAGAAGTCATTCCATTATTTGTGGATACAGATCATTTTTATTATAGAGAAAAAAATAAAAGAGAATTTTTAATAAATGAACTAAAAAATAAAAAAGAAAAAATTATAATATATATTGGAAGACTAGGTAGGTATAAAGGTTTAGATTATTTAATAGAATCCTTTAAAGAATTAGACAAAAAAAATGGACTTGTTATAATAGGTAAAGGACCAAAAGAAGAAGAATTAAAAGCAAAAGTTAATGAATTAAATTTAGAAAATGAAATTTTATTTTTAGATCATGTAACTTACAAAGAATTACCTGAATACTATTCAGCTGCTGATTTATTTGTTTTACCTTCTATTGATAGAGGAGAAGCATTTGGACTTGTTGTTACAGAAGCAATGGCCTGTGGAGTTCCTGTTATTACTACTGAATTAGGAACTGGAACTAGTTTTCATAATTTTGATGGTATTACTGGAAAAGTAATAGAGCCCAAAAATTCAATGTATTTAACAAAAGCTATAGAAGAAATATTGAATAATCCAAAAAAATATAAAAAAGAAAATATTATAAATAGAGCAAAAGATTTTTCTTTTGAAAAATTTGAAAAAAATGTTGAAGAAAAAATTATTGGTGTGATTAAAAAATGA
- a CDS encoding oligosaccharide repeat unit polymerase, producing MYKKIENNIKLIIIFSSVYYIPYLLFGWIGKSGTIESSAPILYQILQLIIPFIIFGLYNIKHLKIKFSYKEFTILNILIFALFKYIIFRFDMLYFKSLSFFLFYVLIPKVDIKNLNLKKVINISFFITIITLLLEIFILPLFNIKSPFYIYGIFSRFIGNFGGPNILGLSGVCFFSYYYSNIKIDFIKLLFSILIVIFSASMSSFFTLIFMFLWINIIKIKNVKKILKVMFTISIILMLFIILFHYFSDYFLIFERYINFFSGTELSANSRLDFIEDIKNMSLIEHILGNLEKYKKVEISIFQIYINYGVIVTSIIIIILIKKVIFLLKRKNHPDYRILLNIIISIIFVSFINPMIFLFPYIFLFPLFLKIE from the coding sequence ATGTATAAAAAAATAGAAAATAATATAAAATTAATAATAATATTTTCATCTGTATATTATATTCCATATTTATTATTTGGTTGGATAGGTAAAAGTGGGACGATAGAATCATCTGCTCCTATTTTATATCAAATACTTCAATTAATAATTCCATTTATAATATTTGGATTATATAATATAAAACATTTAAAAATAAAATTTTCTTATAAAGAATTTACAATTTTAAATATATTAATATTTGCATTATTTAAATATATTATTTTTAGATTTGATATGCTTTATTTTAAAAGTCTAAGTTTTTTTCTGTTTTATGTTTTAATCCCAAAAGTAGATATAAAAAATTTAAATTTAAAAAAAGTTATTAATATAAGTTTTTTTATAACAATTATAACTCTTTTATTAGAGATTTTTATATTGCCTTTATTTAATATAAAAAGTCCTTTTTATATTTATGGTATTTTTTCAAGATTTATAGGTAATTTTGGAGGACCAAATATTCTTGGTTTGTCTGGAGTATGTTTTTTTTCATATTATTATTCCAATATTAAAATAGATTTTATAAAATTATTATTTTCTATTTTAATAGTTATTTTTTCTGCATCAATGTCTTCTTTTTTTACTTTAATTTTTATGTTTTTATGGATAAACATTATTAAAATCAAAAATGTAAAAAAAATATTAAAAGTTATGTTTACAATATCTATTATATTAATGTTATTTATAATATTATTTCATTATTTTTCGGATTACTTTTTAATTTTTGAAAGATATATTAATTTTTTTTCTGGAACAGAATTATCAGCTAATTCTAGATTAGATTTTATTGAAGATATAAAGAATATGAGTTTAATAGAGCATATTTTAGGAAACTTAGAAAAATATAAAAAAGTAGAAATTTCAATATTTCAAATATATATTAATTATGGAGTTATAGTAACTTCTATAATAATAATAATTTTAATAAAAAAAGTTATTTTTTTATTAAAAAGAAAAAATCATCCTGATTATAGAATATTATTAAATATTATTATATCTATAATTTTTGTTTCATTTATTAATCCAATGATATTTTTGTTTCCATATATATTTTTATTTCCTCTTTTTTTAAAAATAGAATAA
- a CDS encoding glycosyltransferase family 4 protein: protein MKKILIDCRMYGMSGIGRYTENLIRQIINEEKVPFEISLVSYNNNLDKFKNYKNIKEIININIKPLSIKEIFIGTLFFKKMSKKYDLIHFTHTNIPFIVPKKSIITIHDLIPIILKKYFNKLKSLWLYFILNWNKNNFKKIISVSKSTKQDLINVFKIHNENIEIIYEKIMLDYNYSTERKIEKYFLYVGNRKKHKNLTTTIRVLDDIFDIYPNYKFYIVGRKFEEYDYIDKEISKCNNKENFIQLTNVNDEELYKIYKNAFLFIFLSEYEGFGIPPLEAFSFGVPTIASNNSSIKEVVKEGGVLVNEFCEKEIYETILKVIENDNFYKRLVKGTNKNFFRFKNYEEINFLFELYENIVNNK, encoded by the coding sequence ATGAAAAAAATATTAATTGACTGTAGAATGTATGGTATGTCAGGAATTGGAAGATATACTGAAAATTTAATAAGACAAATAATAAATGAAGAAAAAGTACCTTTTGAAATATCTCTTGTTTCTTATAATAATAATCTTGATAAATTTAAAAACTATAAAAATATAAAAGAAATTATAAATATTAATATAAAACCTTTATCAATAAAAGAAATATTTATAGGTACTTTATTTTTCAAAAAGATGTCAAAAAAATATGATTTGATACATTTTACTCATACAAATATACCTTTTATTGTACCAAAAAAATCCATAATAACAATTCACGATCTAATTCCAATCATTTTGAAAAAATATTTTAATAAATTAAAATCTTTATGGTTATATTTTATCTTAAACTGGAATAAAAATAATTTTAAAAAAATAATAAGTGTTTCTAAATCGACAAAACAAGATTTAATTAATGTTTTTAAGATTCATAATGAAAATATTGAAATTATATATGAAAAAATTATGCTAGATTATAATTATTCAACAGAAAGAAAAATAGAAAAATATTTTTTATATGTGGGGAATAGAAAAAAACATAAAAATTTAACTACAACGATTAGAGTTCTAGATGATATATTTGATATTTATCCAAATTACAAATTTTATATTGTAGGTAGAAAATTTGAAGAATATGATTATATTGATAAAGAAATATCAAAATGTAACAATAAAGAAAATTTTATTCAATTAACTAATGTTAATGATGAAGAATTATATAAAATATACAAGAATGCATTTTTGTTTATTTTTCTTTCAGAATATGAGGGGTTTGGAATACCTCCTTTAGAAGCTTTTTCTTTTGGTGTTCCAACTATAGCTTCTAATAATTCATCTATTAAAGAAGTTGTTAAAGAAGGTGGTGTATTAGTCAACGAATTTTGTGAAAAAGAAATTTATGAAACAATATTAAAAGTTATAGAAAATGATAATTTTTATAAAAGATTAGTAAAAGGAACAAATAAAAATTTTTTTAGATTTAAAAATTATGAAGAAATAAATTTTTTATTTGAATTATATGAAAATATTGTTAATAATAAATAA